DNA from Granulicella arctica:
CAAGCTCCGCGATCAATCCCTTGCGCATCCCCAGCGACTGCTCGATGCCATGTCCCCGATAGCGCAACACGCCGTCCTGAAGCTCCGCCACAAGCACGCAACTCTTCGCGCTTCCAGCATCCAGAACAGTGATGAGATTTGTCTGTTTCTGCGTCATCGTGGGGCCACCTGCGGAGGTTGATACGTATCGGTCGGAAGCAACGGCTTACCCGCCGAAGGCTTCGCCATATAGCCGGAACGAGCAGCCGCACTGGCGTTCGTAACAGCCGGTTTAGGCGCGACGGGCGAGGTATTCGCCGTCGAATGCGGCACCGCCGTAGCCGCTACCTTCGGAGCAGGCTTGTGCACAATTGGAGCGGCATGAACCGGCGGCTTCGCTGCGACCACCGGAACTTTACGAAGAGCAGGCTTCACAACCGGGCGATCCTTCCCCTTTGCATCATGCTTCACAACACTCTTCGCATCCGAGTGAGCAGCAACCACATGCGCCGCTGGCACAGGCTTCGGCAACGAGCTCGCTGCTACAGGCTTCGCGGCTGCGGTCTTTGCATCGACACTTGCCTTCGCCGCCGCAGCAGCATTGGCCATATCGAGCACCACCTCTCGCTCATAACGCATATCGACCGACGCGAGATTCGGATACTGCTTCTGCCACTCCGCCAGATGATCCTGAAACTTGCGATACCGATCAAGGAAGTGATCGTCGCCAAAGTGAACGAGAATTCCCGACGGCTGCTCCGGAATCAGAGCCTTCACATCCTCCGGATTAGACAGATCAACCTCGCTCAATTTTTCAGAGATCTTCTCCCCCGAAGAATCGAGGTCCCCCGTGAACCGCTCGAAGATCTTCATCCGAGCCTCACGAGTCGACGCCGCATCCGCAACAGACAACCCAGTCACCACCGGAAACGAGTAGCGCGAATCGTTCTCCGTATTCGCTCCGCCACCCATGCCCAGCAGGACCCCGCTAGCATCTACCAGACCGATCTCGCTACCTTGTCGCACAAAGGCTACCGGCGTGCGCTCCGCAATCGAAACACGGATACGTCCCGGCAAAAGCCGCATCACCGTCGCATGCTGCACCCACGGCAACTGTTCAAGCTCAGCCTGTCGATCGGTAAGCGAAATACGGAAGATGTTGCGCCCAATATCCTCGCCGAAGATCCCCAGCAAGTCCGCACGCGTCAGATGTTGATTCCCCTGAATCTCAATCGCCGAGGGCGACTGAATCATGAACCGTTCATCATGAAGCAGAAAGCTACGCGTCAGCATCAGCAGACTAACGCCAACTCCCGCAATCGCCAGAAGCGCTACACCGGTAACAATCCGACCCGCAAGGCTCTTGGGAACACGTGCGCGAATCCTGAATTTAAGCCCGGTTTGGCGAAGACGAGCTCCACTTTGCTGTCGCTCTTCGCCAAAGTCACCATACTCCTCGGCAAACTCATCAGCAGCAGTACGGCGCAGCTTCGTATTCACCCGGGCAGAGGACCGCCGGGGCGAACTGAGCCGGTCGGACGAAGGAGCGTACTCCTGCTCCGGCTCATCCAACATCGCCGTTCCGCGCTTCGACATAGAGTTTCCTGATCGCACGCCTGAGCAAGGCCGCGAAGAATCGCCATTCCGACTATACCGCGCTGTCCCCACCCGAAAACGATCTTCTTGGGGGAGTACCCGCCGAGGAACTCACTCCGAATCCCGAAGCGCCGCCAGCACCAGCCCCCCTGCATGCGATACGCTCCCCGCCCCCATGGTCAGAATCACGTCGCCCTCTCGAGCCTCCGCAGCAAGCGCGGCAACTCCATCGGCCACGCTCTCCGCATATCGCACCTTCACCGCACTCGCAGCAGCAATCGCCTTCACCAACGCAGGCGCGTCGATCCCCGGAATAGGCTCCTCACTGGCAGCATAAATATCAAGCACCTGGACGGTATCCGCTTCAGCAAAGGCCGCCGCAAACTCCGGCATCAAATCCCGCGTCCGCGTATACCGATGCGGCTGAAAGAGCACATGGACGCGCTTGTAGCCGCACTCCCGCGCCGCCCGCAGCGTGGCCAGCACCTCCGTCGGATGATGCCCATAGTCATCCACAACCGTGACCCCGCGCACAATCCCCTTCTCCTGAAAGCGCCGATCCACCCCACGAAAGGTCTCCAGCCCAGCAGCAATCTGCTCCGGCGCAACTCCAAGCTGCACCCCGATCGCCACCGCCGCCGTCGCGTTCAGCACGTTGTGCCGCCCCGGAACATGCAGGCTGAACGGCCCCAGCACCAGTCCCTTATAGTTCACCTGAAAGCTCGATTGGCAGTGCGGCTGCTTCGGCAATACCTGTAACCGGAAGTCGGCATCCGCGCTCTCCCCATAAGTCCGCACCCTGCGCCGCACCTGCGGAAGCACCGCGCGAAGCAGCGCATTAT
Protein-coding regions in this window:
- a CDS encoding cell division protein FtsQ/DivIB; translation: MSKRGTAMLDEPEQEYAPSSDRLSSPRRSSARVNTKLRRTAADEFAEEYGDFGEERQQSGARLRQTGLKFRIRARVPKSLAGRIVTGVALLAIAGVGVSLLMLTRSFLLHDERFMIQSPSAIEIQGNQHLTRADLLGIFGEDIGRNIFRISLTDRQAELEQLPWVQHATVMRLLPGRIRVSIAERTPVAFVRQGSEIGLVDASGVLLGMGGGANTENDSRYSFPVVTGLSVADAASTREARMKIFERFTGDLDSSGEKISEKLSEVDLSNPEDVKALIPEQPSGILVHFGDDHFLDRYRKFQDHLAEWQKQYPNLASVDMRYEREVVLDMANAAAAAKASVDAKTAAAKPVAASSLPKPVPAAHVVAAHSDAKSVVKHDAKGKDRPVVKPALRKVPVVAAKPPVHAAPIVHKPAPKVAATAVPHSTANTSPVAPKPAVTNASAAARSGYMAKPSAGKPLLPTDTYQPPQVAPR
- the murC gene encoding UDP-N-acetylmuramate--L-alanine ligase, which gives rise to MFLPGHVLLASSQRIHFIGIGGIGMSGIAEILLTMGYPVSGSDLRRSPTTDRLESMGARIFEGHAALNAAASDVVVTSSAVSAANPEVLEARERKIPVIQRAEMLAELMRLKYGIAVAGMHGKTTTTSMIAAVLAGGGLDPTVVVGGRVNALGSNARLGNSQYLVAEADESDRSFLKLSPILAVVTNLDREHMDCYRDMEDVEAAFVEFMDKVPFYGATTACVDNALLRAVLPQVRRRVRTYGESADADFRLQVLPKQPHCQSSFQVNYKGLVLGPFSLHVPGRHNVLNATAAVAIGVQLGVAPEQIAAGLETFRGVDRRFQEKGIVRGVTVVDDYGHHPTEVLATLRAARECGYKRVHVLFQPHRYTRTRDLMPEFAAAFAEADTVQVLDIYAASEEPIPGIDAPALVKAIAAASAVKVRYAESVADGVAALAAEAREGDVILTMGAGSVSHAGGLVLAALRDSE